A single Candidatus Zymogenus saltonus DNA region contains:
- the alaS gene encoding alanine--tRNA ligase — MKGSEIREKFLKYFEDNGHRRVRSSSLVPEADPTLLFTNAGMVQFKNVFTGDEKLDFVRAASSQKCLRVSGKHNDLENVGVTARHHTFFEMLGNFSFGDYFKDDAIFFGWDFLTVDMGLEKEKLWITIYKDDDEAFEIWKNKIGVTADRIVRMGEKDNFWAMGETGPCGPCSEIHIDQGEDMACGDKCGIGMCDCDRYLELWNLVFMQFNRDESGKMTPLPAPSIDTGMGLERIAAVVQGVKSNYDSDLFTPIISAVEEIAGAEYGEDAEKDISIRAISDHCRAQAFLVADGIIPANEGRGYVLRRIMRRAARHGKLLGISDPFMYRVADVVVDIMAEAYPELRENRIFIASVVRAEEEKFIETLDKGLKILNEEVDEIKAKGGKKKVLSGDVAFRLYDTYGFPLDLTEDIIKGESIEIDIGGFEEAMAKQRDKSKAAWKGSGDEKVAEVYMKLVSEGLGTSFKGYDEVSLKSKVISIIKDGKKVISVKSGEDGNDVGIVTERTPFYAEMGGQVGDTGTIETKSSLFEVVRTENPAGSLIVHMGIVKKGEVKVGDEAALKVNSNLREKTEANHSATHLLQAALRKVLGDHVKQSGSLVSPERLRFDYTHYGQVSKNELDRVEDIVNEEIRNNHEVIVKSLPYDKAIEAGAIALFGEKYGDEVRTINIPGVSMELCGGTHADTTGEIGTFKIVHEGSIASGIRRIEAVTGENAVRHIREEEAIIREITELLKTTPKDSPTRVEKLLSQVKTLTKEVERLKSGASTLSVSDLIESAVERDGIKVVARVIDDMDPKSLREFSDKVKDRLKKGIVVLGSNSGGKAILLVSVTKDITDKYKAGEIIKKMAEVVGGKGGGRPDMAQAGGPNGDRVEEAIQKVFDCV; from the coding sequence ATGAAGGGAAGCGAGATTCGAGAGAAGTTTCTGAAATACTTTGAGGATAACGGGCACAGGAGGGTGCGGTCGTCGTCCCTCGTCCCGGAGGCCGACCCCACCCTGCTGTTTACAAACGCCGGGATGGTCCAGTTCAAAAACGTCTTTACAGGCGACGAGAAGCTGGACTTCGTCAGGGCCGCGTCCTCCCAGAAGTGCCTGAGGGTAAGCGGCAAACACAACGACCTCGAAAACGTTGGTGTGACGGCGAGACACCACACCTTCTTTGAGATGCTGGGGAACTTCTCCTTCGGCGATTACTTCAAGGACGACGCCATCTTCTTCGGCTGGGATTTCCTGACGGTGGACATGGGCCTCGAAAAGGAAAAGCTCTGGATCACGATTTATAAGGACGACGACGAGGCCTTCGAGATATGGAAGAATAAAATAGGGGTTACGGCGGACAGAATAGTCAGGATGGGGGAGAAAGACAACTTCTGGGCAATGGGGGAGACAGGCCCCTGCGGCCCCTGCTCGGAGATCCACATAGACCAGGGCGAGGACATGGCCTGCGGGGACAAGTGCGGAATCGGAATGTGCGACTGCGACAGATACCTGGAGCTATGGAACCTTGTCTTCATGCAGTTCAACAGGGACGAGTCGGGAAAGATGACGCCGCTTCCCGCCCCGAGCATAGACACGGGGATGGGTCTTGAGAGGATAGCGGCCGTTGTTCAGGGAGTGAAGAGCAACTACGACTCCGACCTCTTCACGCCGATTATCTCTGCCGTGGAGGAGATAGCCGGGGCCGAATACGGAGAAGACGCCGAAAAGGACATCTCGATCAGGGCAATATCCGACCACTGCCGCGCCCAGGCCTTTTTGGTTGCGGACGGAATAATCCCGGCAAACGAGGGGAGGGGATACGTCCTAAGGAGGATCATGCGCCGCGCCGCGAGACACGGAAAGCTCCTGGGCATCTCCGATCCCTTCATGTACAGGGTGGCGGACGTTGTCGTGGACATCATGGCGGAGGCCTACCCGGAGTTAAGGGAGAACAGGATTTTTATAGCCTCGGTGGTCAGGGCCGAGGAGGAGAAGTTCATCGAGACCCTGGACAAGGGTCTAAAGATATTAAACGAAGAGGTTGACGAGATAAAGGCAAAGGGGGGAAAGAAAAAAGTGCTGTCCGGGGATGTCGCCTTCAGGCTCTACGACACTTACGGATTCCCCCTCGACCTCACCGAGGACATCATCAAGGGGGAGAGTATAGAGATAGACATCGGCGGCTTCGAGGAGGCGATGGCGAAACAGCGCGACAAGTCCAAGGCCGCCTGGAAGGGGTCGGGGGACGAGAAGGTCGCCGAAGTTTACATGAAGCTCGTATCTGAAGGGCTTGGGACTTCCTTCAAAGGTTACGACGAGGTCTCCCTGAAATCGAAGGTGATCTCGATTATAAAAGACGGCAAGAAGGTGATCTCGGTAAAATCTGGAGAGGACGGCAATGATGTGGGGATAGTGACGGAGAGAACCCCGTTCTACGCCGAGATGGGGGGCCAGGTCGGCGACACCGGCACAATCGAGACGAAATCCTCCCTATTCGAGGTCGTGAGGACGGAAAATCCGGCCGGAAGCCTCATCGTGCACATGGGGATAGTCAAGAAAGGGGAGGTCAAGGTCGGCGACGAGGCAGCGCTCAAGGTAAACTCGAACCTAAGGGAAAAAACGGAGGCCAACCACAGCGCGACGCACCTACTTCAGGCGGCGCTGAGAAAGGTCCTGGGCGACCACGTGAAACAGTCCGGTTCCCTCGTATCCCCGGAGAGGCTCCGCTTCGACTACACCCACTACGGCCAGGTCTCGAAGAACGAGCTCGACAGGGTCGAGGATATTGTAAACGAGGAGATAAGAAACAACCACGAAGTCATCGTAAAGAGCCTTCCATACGACAAGGCGATAGAGGCGGGAGCGATTGCCCTCTTCGGGGAGAAGTACGGCGACGAGGTGAGGACGATCAATATCCCCGGAGTCTCCATGGAGCTCTGCGGCGGCACCCACGCCGACACCACCGGGGAGATCGGCACATTCAAGATAGTGCACGAGGGCTCCATAGCCTCCGGCATCAGGCGAATCGAGGCCGTGACGGGAGAGAACGCCGTAAGGCATATAAGGGAAGAGGAGGCGATAATCAGGGAGATTACCGAGTTATTGAAGACGACCCCTAAGGACTCCCCGACGAGGGTAGAGAAGCTCCTGAGTCAGGTAAAGACGCTGACCAAGGAGGTGGAGAGGCTCAAGAGCGGGGCGTCCACCCTATCCGTCTCAGACCTGATAGAAAGTGCGGTAGAGAGGGACGGGATAAAGGTGGTGGCCAGGGTGATCGACGACATGGACCCGAAGTCCCTAAGGGAGTTCTCCGACAAGGTAAAGGACCGCCTCAAGAAGGGGATTGTGGTCCTTGGGTCAAACTCCGGCGGGAAGGCCATCCTCCTCGTCTCGGTAACGAAAGACATCACCGACAAATACAAGGCGGGGGAGATCATAAAGAAGATGGCGGAGGTGGTCGGCGGAAAGGGCGGCGGGCGCCCCGACATGGCCCAGGCCGGAGGCCCGAACGGCGACAGGGTTGAAGAAGCGATACAAAAGGTCTTCGACTGTGTCTGA
- a CDS encoding type IV pilus twitching motility protein PilT — MDINEILKVGVKQGASDVHLKVGLPPVLRIDGSLFPLKNAPRITPDEITGMAESIMNKKQMERYRDSNDVDLAYGVPGLGRFRVNVFQQRGTLGIVLRSIPVKIKNVQELNLPNVLEKIASEPRGLILVTGTTGSGKSTTLAAMIDYINSNRTCHILTIEDPIEFLHRDKKSIINQREIGFDAQNFAGALKSALRQDPDTILVGEMRDFETIETALTAAETGHLVLSTLHTVDATETITRIISVFPPYQQQQIRFQLAGILKGVVSQRLVPRADGKGRVPAVEVLVSTGLIRECISDKEKTKEIHDAISKGYTTHGMQTFDQSLMFLFRRGLITYEEAMRQSTNPDDFALRIKGISSTSDSTWDEFDKDISEQDEDKGGDEEIKIDRF, encoded by the coding sequence ATGGACATAAATGAGATATTGAAAGTGGGCGTGAAGCAGGGTGCATCCGACGTTCACCTCAAGGTGGGCCTTCCGCCCGTGTTGAGGATAGACGGATCCCTGTTTCCGCTGAAGAACGCCCCGCGTATTACTCCCGACGAGATAACGGGCATGGCGGAAAGCATCATGAACAAGAAGCAGATGGAAAGGTACAGAGACTCCAACGACGTCGATCTCGCCTACGGGGTGCCTGGTCTGGGGAGGTTCAGGGTCAATGTCTTTCAACAGAGGGGAACGCTGGGGATCGTCCTTCGCTCTATCCCGGTAAAGATCAAAAACGTCCAGGAACTCAACCTGCCAAACGTGCTGGAAAAGATAGCGTCCGAGCCGAGGGGTCTGATCCTTGTTACCGGGACAACCGGATCGGGGAAATCCACGACCCTGGCCGCCATGATAGATTATATCAACTCTAATAGGACATGTCACATATTGACCATAGAGGACCCGATCGAGTTTCTTCACAGAGACAAGAAGAGCATCATAAACCAGCGGGAGATAGGCTTTGACGCCCAGAACTTCGCCGGGGCCCTGAAGAGCGCCCTGAGGCAGGACCCGGACACGATCCTCGTGGGGGAGATGAGGGACTTCGAGACGATAGAGACGGCCCTTACCGCGGCGGAAACGGGGCACCTCGTCTTGAGCACCCTCCACACCGTGGACGCCACGGAGACTATAACCCGAATAATTTCGGTCTTCCCGCCCTATCAGCAGCAGCAGATACGATTTCAGCTTGCGGGAATCCTAAAAGGGGTTGTCTCCCAGCGCCTCGTGCCGAGGGCCGATGGAAAGGGGAGGGTCCCGGCCGTGGAGGTGCTGGTCTCGACGGGACTTATTCGGGAGTGCATCTCCGACAAGGAGAAGACAAAGGAGATTCACGACGCAATTTCAAAGGGATATACCACCCATGGGATGCAGACCTTCGACCAATCCCTGATGTTCCTCTTCAGAAGGGGATTGATAACGTACGAGGAGGCCATGCGCCAGAGCACCAACCCGGACGACTTCGCCCTGAGGATCAAGGGGATCTCGTCCACAAGCGATTCCACCTGGGACGAGTTTGACAAGGATATCTCCGAGCAGGACGAGGACAAGGGGGGAGATGAAGAGATCAAGATAGACAGGTTTTAG
- the recA gene encoding recombinase RecA, producing the protein MDERKEKSLNLALSQIEKQYGKGAIMKLGEGGEIAAVPVIPTGSIGLDIALGVGGIPRGRIIEIYGPEASGKTTLALHIIAEAQKLGGVVAFIDAEHALDISYAKALGINTEELLISQPDTGEQALEITDILVRSGAVDVLVIDSVAALVPRAEIEGDMGDSHMGLQARLMSQAMRKLTSSISKSKTSVIFINQIRMKIGVLFGSPETTTGGNALKFYSSVRLDIRRIGALKDGQEVVGNRTKVKVVKNKIAPPFKEVEFDIIYGLGISKEGDLLDLAVEDGLIEKSGTWYSYGDERIGQGRENARVFLKENKNIFDTIESKVLEKHGLKKRISEPPLEELGDGHK; encoded by the coding sequence TTGGATGAGAGAAAAGAGAAATCATTGAACCTGGCTTTGTCTCAGATAGAAAAGCAGTATGGCAAGGGGGCGATAATGAAGCTCGGCGAGGGCGGCGAGATCGCCGCTGTGCCGGTAATACCCACCGGCTCCATCGGTCTAGATATTGCCCTGGGAGTGGGTGGAATTCCCCGGGGGAGAATAATCGAGATATACGGGCCGGAGGCCTCCGGCAAGACGACCCTCGCCCTCCATATCATAGCCGAGGCCCAAAAGCTCGGCGGCGTTGTGGCCTTCATCGATGCTGAACACGCCCTCGATATATCATACGCCAAGGCATTGGGGATCAACACGGAAGAGCTGTTAATCTCCCAGCCGGACACGGGGGAGCAGGCCCTGGAGATCACCGACATCCTTGTTCGGAGCGGGGCCGTGGACGTGCTGGTTATAGACTCGGTCGCGGCCTTGGTTCCAAGGGCCGAGATCGAGGGGGATATGGGAGATTCCCACATGGGACTTCAGGCGAGGCTCATGTCCCAGGCAATGAGGAAGCTTACTTCTTCAATCTCCAAGTCGAAGACATCCGTAATATTTATAAACCAGATCCGTATGAAAATAGGCGTCTTGTTTGGAAGCCCGGAGACGACGACCGGTGGCAACGCCCTCAAGTTCTATTCCAGTGTACGCCTCGACATTAGGAGGATAGGCGCCCTGAAAGACGGCCAGGAGGTTGTCGGAAACCGTACAAAGGTCAAGGTGGTAAAAAACAAGATAGCCCCGCCGTTTAAAGAGGTGGAGTTCGATATAATCTACGGTCTGGGTATCTCCAAGGAGGGGGATCTCTTGGACCTGGCGGTGGAGGATGGCCTTATAGAGAAGAGCGGCACTTGGTACTCGTACGGCGACGAGCGGATCGGCCAGGGAAGGGAAAACGCCCGGGTCTTTCTTAAGGAAAACAAAAACATCTTTGACACTATAGAGTCAAAGGTGCTGGAAAAGCACGGGCTTAAGAAGAGAATTTCCGAACCACCACTGGAGGAGTTAGGAGATGGACATAAATGA
- the thpR gene encoding RNA 2',3'-cyclic phosphodiesterase, with amino-acid sequence MADLRLFIAAEITEEMRSKLGELIEKLSSPEDGVKWVRPGAIHLTLKFLGSVKEGDLKKVTEAGEEGVSGFKGMDDISLTVKELGTFPGGNKSRGARVIWVGLDGDIERLGAIRDSLEETFSKIGFPREDRDFRPHLTLGRVKGRADRRMIERIEGMKDIILGDIRVSGLHLFKSDLRPTGAVYTSLFYYPFG; translated from the coding sequence ATGGCTGATCTCAGGCTATTTATTGCAGCGGAGATAACAGAGGAGATGAGATCAAAACTCGGGGAGCTGATAGAAAAGCTCTCATCCCCCGAAGACGGTGTGAAGTGGGTAAGGCCCGGGGCGATTCACCTGACGCTTAAATTTCTAGGGAGCGTCAAAGAGGGCGATCTAAAAAAGGTAACCGAGGCGGGGGAGGAGGGGGTATCAGGTTTTAAGGGGATGGACGATATATCTCTTACCGTCAAGGAGTTGGGGACCTTCCCCGGCGGAAATAAGTCAAGGGGGGCCAGGGTGATATGGGTCGGGCTTGACGGTGATATCGAGAGGCTGGGGGCGATACGGGATTCCCTGGAGGAGACATTTTCAAAGATAGGCTTTCCCAGAGAGGATCGGGATTTCAGGCCCCACCTGACGCTCGGGAGGGTCAAGGGCAGGGCGGACCGACGGATGATCGAGAGAATCGAGGGAATGAAAGATATTATCTTGGGCGATATTCGGGTTTCGGGGCTGCACCTATTCAAGAGTGATCTAAGACCCACGGGGGCGGTTTACACCTCCCTCTTTTATTACCCCTTTGGATAA
- a CDS encoding regulatory protein RecX translates to MNQAEEERVLDSALKSLGRRPHSVYELKIKLLKKGMDEGAVINVLHRLQEDKYLDDVDFAERFLEYGLVRKSWGKMKIRAELQKRGVSREIVDGALESPDVLEREISGAKRFVEKRMSIEKGRGEGLKEGFKEEIIVKLKRRGFGWEVIEEAIRRI, encoded by the coding sequence GTGAATCAGGCCGAAGAAGAAAGAGTACTGGACTCCGCGTTAAAAAGCCTCGGCAGGCGCCCCCACAGCGTATATGAACTTAAAATCAAGCTGCTAAAAAAGGGAATGGATGAAGGGGCCGTGATAAATGTGTTGCATAGACTTCAGGAGGATAAATACCTCGACGACGTTGATTTTGCGGAGCGCTTTCTCGAATACGGGCTCGTGAGAAAGTCCTGGGGAAAGATGAAGATAAGGGCGGAGCTTCAAAAGAGGGGCGTTTCGAGGGAGATAGTGGACGGTGCGCTTGAAAGTCCCGATGTGTTGGAAAGGGAGATTTCAGGGGCGAAGCGGTTCGTGGAAAAGAGGATGTCGATCGAAAAGGGGAGGGGGGAAGGATTGAAGGAAGGTTTCAAGGAGGAGATAATCGTAAAGCTCAAGAGGAGGGGCTTCGGCTGGGAAGTGATAGAGGAGGCGATAAGGAGGATCTGA